Genomic segment of Drosophila biarmipes strain raj3 chromosome 2L, RU_DBia_V1.1, whole genome shotgun sequence:
CAATGTCGACAGTCTGCGGACATTTTCCAGCGAGTTTCCCACCCCACCCAACAAGCCACCCACCCGCATCGTGAATTTTGATTTCAAGTGTCGCCTTCGCCGTCGTCGTTTGACGTTGTCGTCATTTCCATGCAAGGACTGGTCCAATTAGGGGGCTAGGTATAATTTATGCGCCTCAAGAACCTTTCTACAAATTGGCCATTGTTGCCACTGCTATTGATAGGTCTCCCTCTCCATATAGAAGGACTGTAAGTGTGGTCCTTGCTCACACACTGGCCGTTCTCACAACACATAAAGTTATACAATACACAaagttttaatataattttttgcataatattttctcAGTGAAGGTAAAGTTTTTTAGACTAGGCCGGGCAGCACCTGACTGACCGCACGCATGGGAATTTCGACAGGTGCTCCGGAGCAAACTCATAAAGCTAATTAAGAAATGTGCCAAAGTTGCTCGACAAAGTTGTGTGGCTTACTTCAGGGCCAATCCACTTGGTCCAACTCTCTGAAAATGAggtaaatttattaaaagccCGCAAACAAAGTTTAAATGTATGGCCAAGTGGTCCGTTTTAATTCAATCAAGTATTTTGACTTGCATAATAAGTCCACTGTTGGTGTGAAATTTTGTCAAAAGAAGTTACAGATATCCTTGCAACCCAGTAGTACACTTAGAATAATCAAGAGTAAAAAAAGCAGGGACTGAAGgttttcaatttgaaaattcGTACTTATTCAAAAAAGAGTTTTCTCAATATCAAaacgaaagctctagaaagttTGTTTTTCGAGTTACAGCGATCTTGATATATAGATTAAAGGAATCTCGATAGCTCATAACTTGGCACACAATGAAGATGTACTTAAAAACGATTTTGAGAGCATGATTTTTCTGCATGTAATGGTGCCTCTCTAAGCAACATCAAAAGTCTTATTGCATATGTTGACGGTTTTTTATGCATATTTTGTACACTCGGAGAAAAAGGTACGAAACGtcgtaataattttttaaatggtgaatttacaaataattttttcaaacagTTATTCCTTAATGCATTCCAAATTTGTGGCAAGTGCATTCAAATCCAGAAGTTAGACAAGTAGTTCTCGGCGTAAAGTAACAGAGATGTTAAGTCTACAACAATTCCCGAGATGGAATAAACACTTCTTAGATAACAATTTTGCATATTTGCTTATACAATATGAATGTCATCCCATGCACAACCCAGCTTCACTTCTTCTCCAGCTTTTATTTAATCAGGCATAGTTTAAAAGTTGTGAGCACAAACTTTTGGCCCTGCAATTGTTTTGCTCAAATGCCTTTGACGTTTCGCTTTTCTCTCTCCTCGTTGGGACACGAGATGCGAATATTTGTCgcaatcaaataaaaactttgCAGGCTTATAAAAAAGGGAAGGAAACACGAGAATCCCCAGAGGAAATCGCAGGCAGAATGTTGGAGCGGAAACGCAATAAGCCTGCCTAGCCACTTTGGGTTGAAAAATCTAATAACTGGTAAATCACCTTGCAAAATGTTTATTTCACAGCGCTATAAACACGCATCGGGCCTCGTCCTTGGCCAGCCGACCCCTCTTGTCGACTTAAACACTTACAAGGACTTAACCACcttttgttattttgcctGCGTAGCCCTGTCTGTCACTTTAATCTGCCTGCCACACGCAGAAAGCCGGCAAGGAGGCAAAATCCCATGAAGGACACTCACATGAGCGAAGTTTGCATGCCTGGCAAGGCTTGCAAAGTTATTAACACGCGGCTCCGGCTTAAATAAGTCATATTCCAGCCGCCTTTCGGGCTCACTTACTGCCTCACTGACTGACTTCTTGTCTTGACTGGCGAAGGGTTGGGGGATATTAATGGGGTTTTCCCATTAATTGCACTACTGGCCTGAAAGTGAAAGCTCCTAGCGGGAAAAGTTGGAAGCGGAAGAAAATGctccgattttaatttaaagaagacatttgttgaatttttcaGCATTATACTATGGTAAAAGTGTATGATAAGTCAGAGATCTATTAAAGTATTTTCGACCCCTGGAAGTCTAAACTCTCCAGATCGGCCTAGTGTTTAAGAAGGTTTTATCACTTTAAAATTAACCAGCATTTATAATCTACTTTTGGTTGTATATACAACCTTTCCTTCTGTTCATTAAGGAACGCTCTTAATGTAAATTACGAAAAAGGGTTTTGCGGATCCCGCCATTTTACGTTTCCAGGCTCAATTCATTCTCCTATGCACTATATAATCACTGGCAATGCTCAACCTTTCCATTACAATCCCAAAAAGATTTCATACCAAATTATGCGTTCCAAATAATTCTACCTTGGGGGAATAATTTCGATTTCTATCAATGAAAGTTTTGTGAAATACATCCAAAGCTAATGGAATTTCGTGTTTCGAGGACTTAGGGGTAGAGGCCATCTGTGTCTACTGTCAATACAGGCAAATCTTGTTGTAGACGTCGCCAGAGTCGTGCGACTTGtttgtaaattataaaataaagccGGTTGCATTGCCGACGACGTCTGGTGCTTTTCCTTTccgcctttttgtttttggacgTGCACAAGGGAAGCGGAGGCACCGCGCGGCAATTTTTATGCCGCTCGCCTAAGTGGCACATTTTTGGCTTAGCTTTTAAACATCGCGAATAGAAAACATTGAGCTGTACCAGGGGCAAGGgtagaaattattttctaGGGGCTATACATGAACGGTGTATCATAAAAGGGAGTTCGATACTCATCCTAGATCAACTAAGTCCCCTGGTTAAAAATGTTCCCTTCTGCGACTCTAAGATTCCCAACCAGTTCTAGCGGGTCTGCTCTTTCTAAAACTCTTTTcgtatttttaagctttttgccaaatataatataaataaatattaatgataaTGTACTATTGGGGTCAAAGCCCGAAATGTCTTGAaagatcaaataaataatggcGGACTCTCAAGCCCCTCTGAACCCCCTAGATCCCCGCCACTGGGCTCAACTGCCAATGTGGCGAGACGTTTGTGGCTGTTGCAGCCAGGCAGTACGGCCGTTTGGGCCGCATGCATGTCCGCCCCGCCATCGTACTCCACTGTCGGCGCTGTCAAATAACTGACATTACCCCGCCGTCACCGCTGCACCACTGCACCACTTTCCCCTGACCTGCTGAGCCGCTGCACCACCGCAGACGACGCCGTGTTGTCGTCATCGCTCCAGCGTCGCACTCTTCCGTGActgtaaacaataaaaatttcgATTAGAATGTAAGAGCAACAACCGTTCGCGGCAACTTCAGCTGCatcggcaacggcaacggcaatcAAGTTGTGCGGGGCCCGATCGGTGTTTAAAGCACGGGGGACCGTGGCACAGACGTAAAATTATAATGGGAAAAAATGGCTAAATTGTACATTAATAGAAAATGAAATccaaagccgaaaatttaGGGCCAACCATTTTGTGGCATTTCTTGGGCTGAGGTAGGGTCTTTTAGTGGGACATGTCCATTTAATCTAGGGTGGATTGTATACACTAAAAGGTCTTAAACAAACAGTGCATGTTGAAAccgaaatgtttaaaattgtgtaaaaTGAATGTTGCTATTTGCTTACCCACCCTCATGTTTATCTTGCTTTTTGCTAAAGCCAAAATTGCAATATGTGTTCGATTTCgcacaagtttattttgtttagagcattttaaaacataaatcgTTCAACAGTGAATTGTTTTTAGTTCTGATATGTTCCTCGGTCTGAAGTCAAACCCGTATATTAAAGGgttcaacatttttattaagacTTGGGACTTGAGACTTATGTCAACGTTTGAAGTAAGTTTATTGTTTGCTATTCCCACACACAAACGGAAACACTTTCCATCGACTGCAAAGTTGACTGGTTTTGAAGACTACAAGGTGTTCCATAAATCGTCTCAGACGACGTATTGAAGTTGAATATTGGATACACAAGAAGGTGGGTGCGTATGACCAACTAAATTAATTAACTGGGCTCACTTGAGAACCTTTAGAAGCGATAGAGCATTGCGAAATGGCATTCCTTGGACGAGTCAACAATCAAGGAACCTTTATCGACTGCGAGGCATTCTGTGGCCATCAGCAGGACTCAGCTGGCTCCTTCCGAGAAGACGAGGCGAGTGCACTGCTCCCGAGGCCGAAGGGCTCGAGGACCTACATCAAGACCTACGACAAGGAGAGCCTGCTGCGCTCCATGGGAAGCCCCAGCACGGTGCGCTATGTGGGCAGCTCCGTGTCGTCCAGTGAAGTCACCTCGTTGGACGAGACGGAGACCTCCACCCTGCGCTGCGGCTCGGATGTGTCCTTGGGGCACCACGATGGTCAACTGGGAGAGGGAGAGGATCTCGCCCTGCAGACCGAGTCGGAGACGCTCTGCCTGGAACTGGACAGTCCTAGTAGTAGTCAGAGCAGCGGCAGTAGTCGAACCCCTTCCTCCACGTCCTGCTCGCCCTCCTCTTCCGACAAGGGTTCAACTACCTCCATGTGCAGCTGGGAGGAGGCCATGTCCCGGGACGAGAGCATGCTGCCCCCGCAAGAGTTGCCACAGGGCCTCAGCCTGCCCTCGCTCCACCTAGGGTCCAACGGAGTCGCCCGATCGCCGCCACTCACCTACACCCGCCGCCTCGATCCCATCCGGGTGCAGCGTTCCGCGGGCGAGGCCTACGAGAACTGGCTGTCCGGGAAGCGGCGTCAGTGCCAGTACAGGCTCCAAGCAGAgcaggccgagagagaggagCAGCGGGAGAGAATCGCTTTACGGCAGCGGCTGGCCAAGGAGAAGTACGAGCAGTGGTGTCAACAGAAGGCGCAGAAGGTCAACTCGAGCTCCCCCAAGAACACCCAGGTCCCCGTCCACATCCCCGCCAGAAAAAACCCAGCCTCTGTCCAGCACCACCTGCAGGAGTGGGAGCTCCAGAAGATGAGGCTGATCGAACAGCGCCGCCAAGAACTGCGAAGCGCCGAGCGGCGGCGAGAGCACGAGAAGACCATCCGCCGGCAGCAGGCGGAGCAGGCCTTCAGTCGGTGGATGAGCAACGTGGCCCAGAGGCCCAAGCCGGTGCCCTCCAGCCAGGGAATGAAGTCGCTGCGCGGCACCGTTTCCGACATCTTTATAAACCCCAATCAGTGGGTGGACTGATTGATTGAGCGATTGATTGTGCTTCGCCCAGACGGGATCCTCAAAAGGTGAGAGATAGCTCGCCCAGTGAAACCAAAGTTTTAAACAGTAAATCCATATTTACCCTTTATTTACTATTAAATACCCAAGAAAGTAAATGTGTTCTATTTTACTTTGGGTTAGGTTTTACTTGAGTTCACTTTCTTTACGTCAGGTTAAAGTTCTTGACATCAGTCTAGGAAACAAATGaagtacttaaaaaaaaattaaatgtttatagaaTCTTAAAGTTTGAatttcataaattataaaaaattaaatttcttaaagAGAGGgctggtaaaaaaaaaactgaatgcTGCAAAATATTGATGAAATTGCCAGGAAATTGAAATTAGTACAAAACATTGCGAGacattatttgaaaatatcttaataaacgtaaaaaaaagttaaaaaccttaaataaatagtattcTTTATTAACACTCCCTAGCACCTGTACCTTAAATCGTTGCTGCAAATGCACAAACACCTGACAATCGCGTTCTCATCACTGGTAAATCAGAGCTCAGCAAGGGTCAAAGGCATATTGCATTTACACCAAACCGAGTGCGCAACGACAGTCCGGCAGTCTCAGCAGTATTCCATTAATAAGCTGCACTAAGCTAAAGCCACAAAGGATTTATAGGAGTCTACTTGGTGTTACATCATCCCCTGCTAACAACCTGCAGAAATCACACATTTTCATACATTCATACTGACCCCTCGCCGACATTTCCACTTTGCAGCCTAAGCCTTTTCTGCACTTTTCATTGCTTTTGATCATTTTCTAACCCTTCTACTCGATTTCAAACTGCTGATGTATCCTCCTAATTTACTTGTTTGTAAGTTGTGTATGAGCATTGGGATggtccaaaaaataaaaactgcaagaaatgtaattaaaaataaaaaaaaatgttaggaCTTAAACCTTGCGAATCTCCTCAAAGTTTGCTTTAAAATTGCTCATACGACATGTGCCTATTGAAGATCacataatgttttttttttataaatacgaTGTAATACATAACTTCGACTTTTTTtcgtataaataaatttaagtagatataaattattaagtattatCCTGGAACCAAAAAGGAAACGCAGTGAATGTTATTTTTCGCtttaaggaatatttaaaaaaagataacCACTCCTAATTGTAATGGTCTGTGCTGGATAATTTCAGtccattaataaaattaaattccagtTCGGAATTCATTTTCTTCCTTgacattattttaaagtttatgcGACTTGAAACACTTGAAACTTTATTAGGAAACAGTTtggcaatattttgcaaatattaGAATAATGCCGCTAACTAAGAATTTATTATGCCGTAATTATTTCGCTTCCCGGTTCCGACTGAATTTTAGCGCCACCGTGCGAAATTCAATGAAAAATGGGTCCACACAAGCAGCAATAAAAcgcgaaaagaaaacaaaaccgGCGGccgcaattaattttttcgccACAAATCACGCGAATAATCAAAAATTAGATAGCACCTGCtgacctgctgctgctgctgctgctcctctctGTTGTTTTTAATGCAGCTGCATTGAAAAACAATAGTCAGAGATGCCCGGAAAAGCTGTTATCCCATGATTGCGGTGAGTTTTTGGGGGCTTTGCTTAGGCCTCACCGGTCGTTACGCAGTTGGCAGTCATGAAACAATAATGTCCGCAAATTGACGCCACAAGCTGTTGGTTCAATGAGAGGCCCACTCCAGTGCCGCCGCCCCTGACCAGCGCCCACTTCCACACACATGCCACTGCGTCTGTGGCACTTCCTCTGCGCCGCCATATTGAATTTGAACCTCTGCAGGCTCCATCGGCTTCATCGGCTATGTGCCTCCTATGCCCCATCTTTCCCCATTTCCGCTGACCATAGCTCTGGAGGCCCACTCCGGCTCTTCGGCGCTCCTCCTGCTGTTTGGTTCTGTTTTTATTCGCCAGCTTGCTTTCTGCCGGTTAGCTGGCTGAATTTCCCGAATTTTCCACCTCCCAGGCAGTCAGTCCCTGGCTCAACGTCCTCGTCGCACGTGTTTCCATCTAAAGCACAAGCAAACCTATTGGCCGATCACTCCTTCTCCGAAATAATTATCGTTGCGGGTGCCTCGGCAACACGGAAACAATGCTTAAAATGCATTGTTAGTTAATTAATCGGCGTCAAATCTGGAACAAAATTAAGCACATTCCCAAATGTAGGTCCACTAATTGGACAAAAAACAGGTGCATATCTTATGTATATGCAATTAAGAaacaattcaaataaataaatatttttgggtaaGCTTTTGTAATCGCTGGAATATCTGATAACAACAAAGTTTTCAGTAAACCtatcaacaaaaacaattccTTGATAAACtggtataatatttataacaattttatcCATTTTATAAGAAATACAAAAGAGTTTAAAAATTGTTGCTGAACACCATAATTTATTCTTCACACTTGGTTTACAAAGTCCGAAGCAAAATACCTTTAGGAACTCACTAACTCTACTACCATTTTTTCCACAATCTCCTCCGAATCGAATTTACGTTGAAAAACGTCCCTGGACTCCAGCTTAAATACCCAgggaataacattttctaacgCAATTCATTGAATATTGACATTGCGAAAAGATGAGTCTGAAAACGGGTCAGTATGTGGCTAGCTGAttgcttgatttttaaatcaatGTCCAAGGAAAGTTCTGACTTGAAATTTCCAGAAAGAGAACATTTTCGATAACCGCAATGTAGACGAAAGTGGTAGTATTGAAAATTGAGCTACAAATGATTACAAgcattcatttttaatgaaagtTTCCAGTAGCTTCAATAGAATTGTTCTTGCTTGCTCGGCATTGCAACTTTGAACTTGTCCTTCAGTTACATTTCTCTCTACCGCTTACCAATTATTTAATTCGTCTACTTGCTCAAATTAAATTGCTTATTCCACCTTCgacatttacaatttaaaatcaattaaactTTAAGCATTTTGATTTTGTACTCATATTGGATTTAACAAATTGCAAACATTCTCAGCTTtacatgaaataaaatatcaattagTTTCTGCATGTTGTTACTACTTTCTGCCTTTGCGTTGAAAAGTTGTGCTTGAGATTCTGCAGAAAGAATGTATTTTTCTAAACGTTTCTTGGACCATTTAAGtatatactagattcgtcataTAACAATGCATATAATGCATATTTTAATGGTTGCCATAACGCTCAAGCCCGAATAAAAAAACccctatttttatacct
This window contains:
- the LOC108033446 gene encoding coiled-coil domain-containing protein 34, coding for MAFLGRVNNQGTFIDCEAFCGHQQDSAGSFREDEASALLPRPKGSRTYIKTYDKESLLRSMGSPSTVRYVGSSVSSSEVTSLDETETSTLRCGSDVSLGHHDGQLGEGEDLALQTESETLCLELDSPSSSQSSGSSRTPSSTSCSPSSSDKGSTTSMCSWEEAMSRDESMLPPQELPQGLSLPSLHLGSNGVARSPPLTYTRRLDPIRVQRSAGEAYENWLSGKRRQCQYRLQAEQAEREEQRERIALRQRLAKEKYEQWCQQKAQKVNSSSPKNTQVPVHIPARKNPASVQHHLQEWELQKMRLIEQRRQELRSAERRREHEKTIRRQQAEQAFSRWMSNVAQRPKPVPSSQGMKSLRGTVSDIFINPNQWVD